A single genomic interval of Prionailurus viverrinus isolate Anna chromosome A2, UM_Priviv_1.0, whole genome shotgun sequence harbors:
- the DHX30 gene encoding ATP-dependent RNA helicase DHX30 isoform X4: protein MAASRDLLKEFPQPKNLLNSVIGRALGISHAKDKLVYVHTNGPKKKKVTLHIKWPKSVEVEGYGSKKIDAERQAAAAACQLFKGWGLLGPRNELFDAAKYRVLADRFGSPADSWWRPEPTMPPTSWRQLNPESIRPGGPGGLSRSLGREEEEDEEEELEEGTIDVTDFLSMAQQDSHTPLRDSRGGSFEMTDDDSAIRALTQFPLPKNLLAKVIQIATSSSTAKNLMQFHTVGTKTKLSTLTLLWPCPMTFVAKGRRKAEAENKAAALACKKLKSLGLVDRNNEPLTHAMYNLASLRELGETQRRPCTIQVPEPILRKIETFLNHYPVDSSWITPELRLQSDDVLPLGKDSGPLSDPITGKPYVPLSEAEEVRLSQNLLELWRRRGPVWQEAPQLPVDPHRDTILNAIEQHPVVVISGDTGCGKTTRIPQLLLERYVTEGRGARCNVIITQPRRISAVSVAQRVSHELGPSLRRNVGFQVRLESKPPARGGALLFCTVGILLRKLQSNPSLEGVSHVIVDEVHERDVNTDFLLILLKGLQRLNPALRLVLMSATGDNERFSRYFGGCPVIKVPGFMYPVKEHYLEDILAKLGKHQYPHRHRHHESEDECALDLDLVTDLVLHIDARGEPGGILCFLPGWQEIKGVQQRLQEALGMHESKYLILPVHSNIPMMDQKAIFQQPPVGVRKIVLATNIAETSITVNDIVHVVDSGLHKEERYDLKTKVSCLETVWVSRANVIQRRGRAGRCQSGFAYHLFPRSRLEKMVPFQVPEILRTPLENLVLQAKIHMPEKTAVEFLSKAVDSPNIKAVDEAVILLQEIGVLDQREYLTTLGQRLAHISTDPRLAKAIVLAAIFRCLHPLLVVVSCLTRDPFSSSLQNRAEVDKVKALLSHDSGSDHLAFVRAVAGWEEVLRWQDRSSRENYLEENLLYAPSLRFIHGLIKQFSENIYEAFLVGKPSDCTLASAQCNEYSEEEELVKGVLMAGLYPNLIQVRQGKVTRQGKFKPNSVTYRTKSGNILLHKSTINREATRLRSRWLTYFMAVKSNGSVFVRDSSQVHPLAVLLLTDGDVHIRDDGRRATISLSDSDLLRLEGDSRTVRLLRELRRALGRMVERSLRSELAALPPGVQQEHGQLLALLAELLRGPCGSFDVRKTADD from the exons ATGGCAG CTTCTAGGGACCTATTAAAAGAGTTCCCACAGCCCAAAAACCTTCTCAACAGTGTAATTGGAAGAGCCCTCGGCATCTCACACGCAAAAGACAAATTGGTCTACGTGCACACGAATGGACCGAAGAAAAAG aAAGTCACCCTCCACATAAAGTGGCCCAAGAGCGTGGAGGTAGAAGGCTATGGCAGCAAGAAGATCGACGCTGAGCGACAGGCTGCGGCCGCGGCCTGCCAGCTGTTCAAG ggCTGGGGCCTGCTGGGTCCCCGAAACGAGCTGTTTGATGCAGCCAAATATCGTGTGCTAGCCGATCGCTTTGGCTCTCCGGCTGACAGCTGGTGGCGCCCAGAACCCACCATGCCACCTACTTCCTGGCGGCAGCTGAATCCCGAGAGCATCCGGCCAGGGGGACCTGGGGGCCTGTCCCGCTCCTTGGGccgggaggaagaggaggatgaggaggaagagctAGAAGAGGGGACCATTGATGTCACCGACTTCCTGTCCATGGCCCAGCAGGACTCCCACACCCCACTCAGGGACTCGAG GGGGGGTTCCTTTGAAATGACAGACGACGACAGTGCTATTAGGGCTCTGACCCAGTTTCCACTTCCCAAGAACCTTCTGGCCAAAGTGATTCAGATAGCAACATCGTCCTCCACAGCTAAG AACCTCATGCAGTTTCATACCGTGGGCACCAAGACCAAGCTGTCTACCCTCACTCTGCTTTGGCCCTGTCCTATGACCTTTGTCGCCAAAGGGCGCCGCAAAGCGGAGGCTGAGAATAAGGCAGCAGCCCTGGCCTGCAAGAAACTGAAG AGCCTGGGCCTGGTGGACCGCAACAACGAGCCGCTCACCCACGCCATGTATAACCTGGCCTCCTTGCGTGAGCTGGGTGAGACCCAGCGCCGGCCGTGTACCATCCAGGTGCCTGAGCCCATCCTCCGCAAGATAGAAACCTTCCTGAACCAT TACCCTGTGGATAGTTCGTGGATCACCCCAGAACTCCGGCTGCAGAGTGATGACGTCTTGCCCTTGGGCAAGGACTCGGGGCCCCTGAGTGACCCTATCACAGGCAAGCCCTACGTGCCCCTGTCAGAAGCAGAGGAGGTCCGTCTGAGCCAGAACTTGCTGGAGCTGTGGCGGCGGCGAGGGCCAGTCTGGCAGGAGGCCCCCCAGCTCCCTGTGGACCCACATCGGGACACAATCCTCAATGCCATTGAGCAGCACCCGGTGGTGGTCATCTCTGGGGACACGGGCTGTGGAAAGACCACACGCATCCCCCAGCTGCTGCTAGAGCGCTATGTGACCGAGGGCCGTGGTGCCCGCTGCAATGTGATCATCACCCAGCCGCGCCGCATCTCCGCTGTGTCGGTGGCACAGCGGGTCAGCCACGAACTGGGCCCCTCTCTGCGCCGGAACGTGGGCTTCCAGGTGCGGTTGGAAAGCAAGCCCCCGGCCCGAGGCGGGGCCTTGCTCTTCTGCACCGTGGGCATTCTGCTGCGGAAGCTGCAGAGCAACCCCAGCCTGGAGGGCGTGAGCCATGTCATCGTGGATGAGGTCCATGAGCGGGACGTGAATACAGACTTCCTGCTTATTTTGCTCAAGGGCCTGCAGCGGCTCAACCCGGCCCTGCGGCTGGTGCTCATGAGCGCCACGGGCGATAACGAGCGCTTCTCCCGCTACTTTGGTGGCTGCCCTGTCATCAAGGTGCCAGGCTTCATGTACCCCGTCAAGGAGCACTACCTGGAGGACATTCTGGCCAAGCTGGGCAAGCACCAGTACCCGCACCGGCACCGGCACCACGAG TCTGAGGATGAATGTGCACTTGACTTGGACCTCGTGACGGACCTGGTTCTGCACATTGATGCCCGAGGGGAACCAG GTGGGATCCTCTGCTTCCTGCCTGGGTGGCAGGAGATCAAAGGAGTGCAGCAACGCCTCCAGGAGGCCCTGGGCATGCACGAGAGCAAGTACCTGATCCTGCCAG TGCACTCCAACATCCCCATGATGGACCAGAAGGCCATATTTCAGCAGCCGCCAGTCGGGGTGCGCAAGATCGTCTTGGCCACCAATATCGCGGAGACCTCAATTACAGTCAATGACATTGTGCACGTGGTGGACAGCGGTCTGCACAAGGAGGAACGCTATGACCTGAAGACCAAG gtgtcCTGCCTGGAGACTGTGTGGGTGTCACGAGCCAATGTGATCCAGCGCCGGGGCCGGGCAGGCCGCTGCCAGTCAGGCTTTGCCTACCACCTATTCCCACGGAGCCGGCTGGAGAAAATGGTCCCTTTCCAAGTGCCGGAGATTCTGCGCACGCCCCTTGAGAACCTGGTGCTACAAGCCAAAATCCACATGCCCGAGAAGACG GCAGTGGAATTCCTTTCCAAGGCTGTGGACAGTCCGAACATTAAGGCAGTGGATGAGGCCGTGATCTTGCTCCAGGAGATCG GAGTGCTGGACCAGCGGGAGTACCTGACCACCCTGGGGCAGCGCCTGGCCCATATCTCCACCGACCCCCGGCTGGCCAAGGCCATAGTGCTGGCTGCCATCTTCCGCTGCCTGCACCCGCTGCTGGTGGTCGTTTCCTGCCTCACCCGGGACCCCTTCAGCAGTAGCCTGCAGAACCGGGCGGAGGTGGACAAG GTGAAGGCGCTGTTGAGCCACGACAGTGGCAGCGACCACCTGGCCTTCGTGCGGGCCGTGGCCGGCTGGGAGGAGGTGCTGCGCTGGCAGGACCGCAGCTCCCGGGAGAACTACCTGGAGGAGAACCTGCTGTACGCACCCAGCCTGCGCTTCATCCACG GACTCATCAAGCAGTTCTCAGAGAACATTTATGAGGCTTTCCTGGTGGGAAAGCCCTCGGACTGCACCCTGGCTTCTGCCCAGTGCAACGAGTAcagtgaggaggaggagctggtgaAGGGCGTACTGATGGCCGGCCTCTACCCCAACCTCATCCAG GTGAGGCAGGGCAAGGTGACCCGGCAGGGCAAGTTCAAGCCCAACAGCGTCACATACAGGACCAAATCAGGCAACATCTTGCTGCATAAGTCGACCATCAACag GGAGGCCACGCGGCTCCGGAGCCGATGGCTGACGTACTTCATGGCCGTCAAGTCCAATGGCAGCGTCTTCGTCCGGGACTCCTCCCAGGTGCACCCGCTGGCCGTGCTGCTGCTGACAGACGGGGACGTCCACATACGTG atgATGGGCGCCGGGCCACCATCTCCCTGAGTGACAGTGACCTGCTGAGGCTGGAGGGGGATTCCCGCACCGTGCGGCTGCTGAGGGAGCTGCGCCGGGCCCTGGGCCGCATGGTGGAGCGGAGCCTGCGCAGTGAGCTGGCCGCACTCCCGCCCGGCGTGCAGCAGGAGCACGGGCAGCTGCTCGCCCTGCTGGCGGAGCTGTTGCGTGGGCCCTGTGGCAGCTTTGACGTGCGCAAGACAGCCGAtgactga
- the DHX30 gene encoding ATP-dependent RNA helicase DHX30 isoform X2, translated as MFSLDSFRKDRAQHRQRQCKLPPPRLPPMCVNPAPGGTISRASRDLLKEFPQPKNLLNSVIGRALGISHAKDKLVYVHTNGPKKKKVTLHIKWPKSVEVEGYGSKKIDAERQAAAAACQLFKGWGLLGPRNELFDAAKYRVLADRFGSPADSWWRPEPTMPPTSWRQLNPESIRPGGPGGLSRSLGREEEEDEEEELEEGTIDVTDFLSMAQQDSHTPLRDSRGGSFEMTDDDSAIRALTQFPLPKNLLAKVIQIATSSSTAKNLMQFHTVGTKTKLSTLTLLWPCPMTFVAKGRRKAEAENKAAALACKKLKSLGLVDRNNEPLTHAMYNLASLRELGETQRRPCTIQVPEPILRKIETFLNHYPVDSSWITPELRLQSDDVLPLGKDSGPLSDPITGKPYVPLSEAEEVRLSQNLLELWRRRGPVWQEAPQLPVDPHRDTILNAIEQHPVVVISGDTGCGKTTRIPQLLLERYVTEGRGARCNVIITQPRRISAVSVAQRVSHELGPSLRRNVGFQVRLESKPPARGGALLFCTVGILLRKLQSNPSLEGVSHVIVDEVHERDVNTDFLLILLKGLQRLNPALRLVLMSATGDNERFSRYFGGCPVIKVPGFMYPVKEHYLEDILAKLGKHQYPHRHRHHESEDECALDLDLVTDLVLHIDARGEPGGILCFLPGWQEIKGVQQRLQEALGMHESKYLILPVHSNIPMMDQKAIFQQPPVGVRKIVLATNIAETSITVNDIVHVVDSGLHKEERYDLKTKVSCLETVWVSRANVIQRRGRAGRCQSGFAYHLFPRSRLEKMVPFQVPEILRTPLENLVLQAKIHMPEKTAVEFLSKAVDSPNIKAVDEAVILLQEIGVLDQREYLTTLGQRLAHISTDPRLAKAIVLAAIFRCLHPLLVVVSCLTRDPFSSSLQNRAEVDKVKALLSHDSGSDHLAFVRAVAGWEEVLRWQDRSSRENYLEENLLYAPSLRFIHGLIKQFSENIYEAFLVGKPSDCTLASAQCNEYSEEEELVKGVLMAGLYPNLIQVRQGKVTRQGKFKPNSVTYRTKSGNILLHKSTINREATRLRSRWLTYFMAVKSNGSVFVRDSSQVHPLAVLLLTDGDVHIRDDGRRATISLSDSDLLRLEGDSRTVRLLRELRRALGRMVERSLRSELAALPPGVQQEHGQLLALLAELLRGPCGSFDVRKTADD; from the exons atcGGGCCCAGCACAGGCAGCGTCAGTGCAAActtcccccaccccgccttccACCCATGTGTGTCAACCCTGCCCCTGGAGGGACCATCTCTCGAG CTTCTAGGGACCTATTAAAAGAGTTCCCACAGCCCAAAAACCTTCTCAACAGTGTAATTGGAAGAGCCCTCGGCATCTCACACGCAAAAGACAAATTGGTCTACGTGCACACGAATGGACCGAAGAAAAAG aAAGTCACCCTCCACATAAAGTGGCCCAAGAGCGTGGAGGTAGAAGGCTATGGCAGCAAGAAGATCGACGCTGAGCGACAGGCTGCGGCCGCGGCCTGCCAGCTGTTCAAG ggCTGGGGCCTGCTGGGTCCCCGAAACGAGCTGTTTGATGCAGCCAAATATCGTGTGCTAGCCGATCGCTTTGGCTCTCCGGCTGACAGCTGGTGGCGCCCAGAACCCACCATGCCACCTACTTCCTGGCGGCAGCTGAATCCCGAGAGCATCCGGCCAGGGGGACCTGGGGGCCTGTCCCGCTCCTTGGGccgggaggaagaggaggatgaggaggaagagctAGAAGAGGGGACCATTGATGTCACCGACTTCCTGTCCATGGCCCAGCAGGACTCCCACACCCCACTCAGGGACTCGAG GGGGGGTTCCTTTGAAATGACAGACGACGACAGTGCTATTAGGGCTCTGACCCAGTTTCCACTTCCCAAGAACCTTCTGGCCAAAGTGATTCAGATAGCAACATCGTCCTCCACAGCTAAG AACCTCATGCAGTTTCATACCGTGGGCACCAAGACCAAGCTGTCTACCCTCACTCTGCTTTGGCCCTGTCCTATGACCTTTGTCGCCAAAGGGCGCCGCAAAGCGGAGGCTGAGAATAAGGCAGCAGCCCTGGCCTGCAAGAAACTGAAG AGCCTGGGCCTGGTGGACCGCAACAACGAGCCGCTCACCCACGCCATGTATAACCTGGCCTCCTTGCGTGAGCTGGGTGAGACCCAGCGCCGGCCGTGTACCATCCAGGTGCCTGAGCCCATCCTCCGCAAGATAGAAACCTTCCTGAACCAT TACCCTGTGGATAGTTCGTGGATCACCCCAGAACTCCGGCTGCAGAGTGATGACGTCTTGCCCTTGGGCAAGGACTCGGGGCCCCTGAGTGACCCTATCACAGGCAAGCCCTACGTGCCCCTGTCAGAAGCAGAGGAGGTCCGTCTGAGCCAGAACTTGCTGGAGCTGTGGCGGCGGCGAGGGCCAGTCTGGCAGGAGGCCCCCCAGCTCCCTGTGGACCCACATCGGGACACAATCCTCAATGCCATTGAGCAGCACCCGGTGGTGGTCATCTCTGGGGACACGGGCTGTGGAAAGACCACACGCATCCCCCAGCTGCTGCTAGAGCGCTATGTGACCGAGGGCCGTGGTGCCCGCTGCAATGTGATCATCACCCAGCCGCGCCGCATCTCCGCTGTGTCGGTGGCACAGCGGGTCAGCCACGAACTGGGCCCCTCTCTGCGCCGGAACGTGGGCTTCCAGGTGCGGTTGGAAAGCAAGCCCCCGGCCCGAGGCGGGGCCTTGCTCTTCTGCACCGTGGGCATTCTGCTGCGGAAGCTGCAGAGCAACCCCAGCCTGGAGGGCGTGAGCCATGTCATCGTGGATGAGGTCCATGAGCGGGACGTGAATACAGACTTCCTGCTTATTTTGCTCAAGGGCCTGCAGCGGCTCAACCCGGCCCTGCGGCTGGTGCTCATGAGCGCCACGGGCGATAACGAGCGCTTCTCCCGCTACTTTGGTGGCTGCCCTGTCATCAAGGTGCCAGGCTTCATGTACCCCGTCAAGGAGCACTACCTGGAGGACATTCTGGCCAAGCTGGGCAAGCACCAGTACCCGCACCGGCACCGGCACCACGAG TCTGAGGATGAATGTGCACTTGACTTGGACCTCGTGACGGACCTGGTTCTGCACATTGATGCCCGAGGGGAACCAG GTGGGATCCTCTGCTTCCTGCCTGGGTGGCAGGAGATCAAAGGAGTGCAGCAACGCCTCCAGGAGGCCCTGGGCATGCACGAGAGCAAGTACCTGATCCTGCCAG TGCACTCCAACATCCCCATGATGGACCAGAAGGCCATATTTCAGCAGCCGCCAGTCGGGGTGCGCAAGATCGTCTTGGCCACCAATATCGCGGAGACCTCAATTACAGTCAATGACATTGTGCACGTGGTGGACAGCGGTCTGCACAAGGAGGAACGCTATGACCTGAAGACCAAG gtgtcCTGCCTGGAGACTGTGTGGGTGTCACGAGCCAATGTGATCCAGCGCCGGGGCCGGGCAGGCCGCTGCCAGTCAGGCTTTGCCTACCACCTATTCCCACGGAGCCGGCTGGAGAAAATGGTCCCTTTCCAAGTGCCGGAGATTCTGCGCACGCCCCTTGAGAACCTGGTGCTACAAGCCAAAATCCACATGCCCGAGAAGACG GCAGTGGAATTCCTTTCCAAGGCTGTGGACAGTCCGAACATTAAGGCAGTGGATGAGGCCGTGATCTTGCTCCAGGAGATCG GAGTGCTGGACCAGCGGGAGTACCTGACCACCCTGGGGCAGCGCCTGGCCCATATCTCCACCGACCCCCGGCTGGCCAAGGCCATAGTGCTGGCTGCCATCTTCCGCTGCCTGCACCCGCTGCTGGTGGTCGTTTCCTGCCTCACCCGGGACCCCTTCAGCAGTAGCCTGCAGAACCGGGCGGAGGTGGACAAG GTGAAGGCGCTGTTGAGCCACGACAGTGGCAGCGACCACCTGGCCTTCGTGCGGGCCGTGGCCGGCTGGGAGGAGGTGCTGCGCTGGCAGGACCGCAGCTCCCGGGAGAACTACCTGGAGGAGAACCTGCTGTACGCACCCAGCCTGCGCTTCATCCACG GACTCATCAAGCAGTTCTCAGAGAACATTTATGAGGCTTTCCTGGTGGGAAAGCCCTCGGACTGCACCCTGGCTTCTGCCCAGTGCAACGAGTAcagtgaggaggaggagctggtgaAGGGCGTACTGATGGCCGGCCTCTACCCCAACCTCATCCAG GTGAGGCAGGGCAAGGTGACCCGGCAGGGCAAGTTCAAGCCCAACAGCGTCACATACAGGACCAAATCAGGCAACATCTTGCTGCATAAGTCGACCATCAACag GGAGGCCACGCGGCTCCGGAGCCGATGGCTGACGTACTTCATGGCCGTCAAGTCCAATGGCAGCGTCTTCGTCCGGGACTCCTCCCAGGTGCACCCGCTGGCCGTGCTGCTGCTGACAGACGGGGACGTCCACATACGTG atgATGGGCGCCGGGCCACCATCTCCCTGAGTGACAGTGACCTGCTGAGGCTGGAGGGGGATTCCCGCACCGTGCGGCTGCTGAGGGAGCTGCGCCGGGCCCTGGGCCGCATGGTGGAGCGGAGCCTGCGCAGTGAGCTGGCCGCACTCCCGCCCGGCGTGCAGCAGGAGCACGGGCAGCTGCTCGCCCTGCTGGCGGAGCTGTTGCGTGGGCCCTGTGGCAGCTTTGACGTGCGCAAGACAGCCGAtgactga
- the DHX30 gene encoding ATP-dependent RNA helicase DHX30 isoform X1, translating into MAAARRFMALAAGVAPRLRPPGPRAAGRQGRSRGLSSGCARPDHTKEAAEAEAGVAPSGPGEDDGSMVNASRDLLKEFPQPKNLLNSVIGRALGISHAKDKLVYVHTNGPKKKKVTLHIKWPKSVEVEGYGSKKIDAERQAAAAACQLFKGWGLLGPRNELFDAAKYRVLADRFGSPADSWWRPEPTMPPTSWRQLNPESIRPGGPGGLSRSLGREEEEDEEEELEEGTIDVTDFLSMAQQDSHTPLRDSRGGSFEMTDDDSAIRALTQFPLPKNLLAKVIQIATSSSTAKNLMQFHTVGTKTKLSTLTLLWPCPMTFVAKGRRKAEAENKAAALACKKLKSLGLVDRNNEPLTHAMYNLASLRELGETQRRPCTIQVPEPILRKIETFLNHYPVDSSWITPELRLQSDDVLPLGKDSGPLSDPITGKPYVPLSEAEEVRLSQNLLELWRRRGPVWQEAPQLPVDPHRDTILNAIEQHPVVVISGDTGCGKTTRIPQLLLERYVTEGRGARCNVIITQPRRISAVSVAQRVSHELGPSLRRNVGFQVRLESKPPARGGALLFCTVGILLRKLQSNPSLEGVSHVIVDEVHERDVNTDFLLILLKGLQRLNPALRLVLMSATGDNERFSRYFGGCPVIKVPGFMYPVKEHYLEDILAKLGKHQYPHRHRHHESEDECALDLDLVTDLVLHIDARGEPGGILCFLPGWQEIKGVQQRLQEALGMHESKYLILPVHSNIPMMDQKAIFQQPPVGVRKIVLATNIAETSITVNDIVHVVDSGLHKEERYDLKTKVSCLETVWVSRANVIQRRGRAGRCQSGFAYHLFPRSRLEKMVPFQVPEILRTPLENLVLQAKIHMPEKTAVEFLSKAVDSPNIKAVDEAVILLQEIGVLDQREYLTTLGQRLAHISTDPRLAKAIVLAAIFRCLHPLLVVVSCLTRDPFSSSLQNRAEVDKVKALLSHDSGSDHLAFVRAVAGWEEVLRWQDRSSRENYLEENLLYAPSLRFIHGLIKQFSENIYEAFLVGKPSDCTLASAQCNEYSEEEELVKGVLMAGLYPNLIQVRQGKVTRQGKFKPNSVTYRTKSGNILLHKSTINREATRLRSRWLTYFMAVKSNGSVFVRDSSQVHPLAVLLLTDGDVHIRDDGRRATISLSDSDLLRLEGDSRTVRLLRELRRALGRMVERSLRSELAALPPGVQQEHGQLLALLAELLRGPCGSFDVRKTADD; encoded by the exons ATGGCGGCCGCCAGGAGGTTCATGGCGCTGGCTGCCGGCGTCGCTCCGCGCCTGCGACCGCCGGGTCCCCGCGCCGCCGGGCGACAGGGACGCTCACGCGGCCTGTCGTCAGGCTGCGCCCGCCCCGATCACACGAAGGAGGCCGCCGAGGCCGAGGCAGGGGTGGCCCCCAGCGGGCCCGGGGAAGACGACGGAAGCATGGTGAACG CTTCTAGGGACCTATTAAAAGAGTTCCCACAGCCCAAAAACCTTCTCAACAGTGTAATTGGAAGAGCCCTCGGCATCTCACACGCAAAAGACAAATTGGTCTACGTGCACACGAATGGACCGAAGAAAAAG aAAGTCACCCTCCACATAAAGTGGCCCAAGAGCGTGGAGGTAGAAGGCTATGGCAGCAAGAAGATCGACGCTGAGCGACAGGCTGCGGCCGCGGCCTGCCAGCTGTTCAAG ggCTGGGGCCTGCTGGGTCCCCGAAACGAGCTGTTTGATGCAGCCAAATATCGTGTGCTAGCCGATCGCTTTGGCTCTCCGGCTGACAGCTGGTGGCGCCCAGAACCCACCATGCCACCTACTTCCTGGCGGCAGCTGAATCCCGAGAGCATCCGGCCAGGGGGACCTGGGGGCCTGTCCCGCTCCTTGGGccgggaggaagaggaggatgaggaggaagagctAGAAGAGGGGACCATTGATGTCACCGACTTCCTGTCCATGGCCCAGCAGGACTCCCACACCCCACTCAGGGACTCGAG GGGGGGTTCCTTTGAAATGACAGACGACGACAGTGCTATTAGGGCTCTGACCCAGTTTCCACTTCCCAAGAACCTTCTGGCCAAAGTGATTCAGATAGCAACATCGTCCTCCACAGCTAAG AACCTCATGCAGTTTCATACCGTGGGCACCAAGACCAAGCTGTCTACCCTCACTCTGCTTTGGCCCTGTCCTATGACCTTTGTCGCCAAAGGGCGCCGCAAAGCGGAGGCTGAGAATAAGGCAGCAGCCCTGGCCTGCAAGAAACTGAAG AGCCTGGGCCTGGTGGACCGCAACAACGAGCCGCTCACCCACGCCATGTATAACCTGGCCTCCTTGCGTGAGCTGGGTGAGACCCAGCGCCGGCCGTGTACCATCCAGGTGCCTGAGCCCATCCTCCGCAAGATAGAAACCTTCCTGAACCAT TACCCTGTGGATAGTTCGTGGATCACCCCAGAACTCCGGCTGCAGAGTGATGACGTCTTGCCCTTGGGCAAGGACTCGGGGCCCCTGAGTGACCCTATCACAGGCAAGCCCTACGTGCCCCTGTCAGAAGCAGAGGAGGTCCGTCTGAGCCAGAACTTGCTGGAGCTGTGGCGGCGGCGAGGGCCAGTCTGGCAGGAGGCCCCCCAGCTCCCTGTGGACCCACATCGGGACACAATCCTCAATGCCATTGAGCAGCACCCGGTGGTGGTCATCTCTGGGGACACGGGCTGTGGAAAGACCACACGCATCCCCCAGCTGCTGCTAGAGCGCTATGTGACCGAGGGCCGTGGTGCCCGCTGCAATGTGATCATCACCCAGCCGCGCCGCATCTCCGCTGTGTCGGTGGCACAGCGGGTCAGCCACGAACTGGGCCCCTCTCTGCGCCGGAACGTGGGCTTCCAGGTGCGGTTGGAAAGCAAGCCCCCGGCCCGAGGCGGGGCCTTGCTCTTCTGCACCGTGGGCATTCTGCTGCGGAAGCTGCAGAGCAACCCCAGCCTGGAGGGCGTGAGCCATGTCATCGTGGATGAGGTCCATGAGCGGGACGTGAATACAGACTTCCTGCTTATTTTGCTCAAGGGCCTGCAGCGGCTCAACCCGGCCCTGCGGCTGGTGCTCATGAGCGCCACGGGCGATAACGAGCGCTTCTCCCGCTACTTTGGTGGCTGCCCTGTCATCAAGGTGCCAGGCTTCATGTACCCCGTCAAGGAGCACTACCTGGAGGACATTCTGGCCAAGCTGGGCAAGCACCAGTACCCGCACCGGCACCGGCACCACGAG TCTGAGGATGAATGTGCACTTGACTTGGACCTCGTGACGGACCTGGTTCTGCACATTGATGCCCGAGGGGAACCAG GTGGGATCCTCTGCTTCCTGCCTGGGTGGCAGGAGATCAAAGGAGTGCAGCAACGCCTCCAGGAGGCCCTGGGCATGCACGAGAGCAAGTACCTGATCCTGCCAG TGCACTCCAACATCCCCATGATGGACCAGAAGGCCATATTTCAGCAGCCGCCAGTCGGGGTGCGCAAGATCGTCTTGGCCACCAATATCGCGGAGACCTCAATTACAGTCAATGACATTGTGCACGTGGTGGACAGCGGTCTGCACAAGGAGGAACGCTATGACCTGAAGACCAAG gtgtcCTGCCTGGAGACTGTGTGGGTGTCACGAGCCAATGTGATCCAGCGCCGGGGCCGGGCAGGCCGCTGCCAGTCAGGCTTTGCCTACCACCTATTCCCACGGAGCCGGCTGGAGAAAATGGTCCCTTTCCAAGTGCCGGAGATTCTGCGCACGCCCCTTGAGAACCTGGTGCTACAAGCCAAAATCCACATGCCCGAGAAGACG GCAGTGGAATTCCTTTCCAAGGCTGTGGACAGTCCGAACATTAAGGCAGTGGATGAGGCCGTGATCTTGCTCCAGGAGATCG GAGTGCTGGACCAGCGGGAGTACCTGACCACCCTGGGGCAGCGCCTGGCCCATATCTCCACCGACCCCCGGCTGGCCAAGGCCATAGTGCTGGCTGCCATCTTCCGCTGCCTGCACCCGCTGCTGGTGGTCGTTTCCTGCCTCACCCGGGACCCCTTCAGCAGTAGCCTGCAGAACCGGGCGGAGGTGGACAAG GTGAAGGCGCTGTTGAGCCACGACAGTGGCAGCGACCACCTGGCCTTCGTGCGGGCCGTGGCCGGCTGGGAGGAGGTGCTGCGCTGGCAGGACCGCAGCTCCCGGGAGAACTACCTGGAGGAGAACCTGCTGTACGCACCCAGCCTGCGCTTCATCCACG GACTCATCAAGCAGTTCTCAGAGAACATTTATGAGGCTTTCCTGGTGGGAAAGCCCTCGGACTGCACCCTGGCTTCTGCCCAGTGCAACGAGTAcagtgaggaggaggagctggtgaAGGGCGTACTGATGGCCGGCCTCTACCCCAACCTCATCCAG GTGAGGCAGGGCAAGGTGACCCGGCAGGGCAAGTTCAAGCCCAACAGCGTCACATACAGGACCAAATCAGGCAACATCTTGCTGCATAAGTCGACCATCAACag GGAGGCCACGCGGCTCCGGAGCCGATGGCTGACGTACTTCATGGCCGTCAAGTCCAATGGCAGCGTCTTCGTCCGGGACTCCTCCCAGGTGCACCCGCTGGCCGTGCTGCTGCTGACAGACGGGGACGTCCACATACGTG atgATGGGCGCCGGGCCACCATCTCCCTGAGTGACAGTGACCTGCTGAGGCTGGAGGGGGATTCCCGCACCGTGCGGCTGCTGAGGGAGCTGCGCCGGGCCCTGGGCCGCATGGTGGAGCGGAGCCTGCGCAGTGAGCTGGCCGCACTCCCGCCCGGCGTGCAGCAGGAGCACGGGCAGCTGCTCGCCCTGCTGGCGGAGCTGTTGCGTGGGCCCTGTGGCAGCTTTGACGTGCGCAAGACAGCCGAtgactga